The Haloprofundus salinisoli region AGAAGGCGTTCCTCGAAGTCGAGGATTACAAGACCGCCGTCTCGAACCTCGCGCAGACGACGCTGCGCGCCGTGCTCGGCGACATGGAGCTCGACGACACGCTCAACAAGCGCCAGGAGATCAACGCGCGCATCCGCAAGGAACTCGACGAACCCACCGACGAGTGGGGCATCCGCGTCGAATCCGTCGAGGTTCGTGAGGTGAACCCGAGCGCCGATGTCCAGCAGGCGATGGAGCAGCAGACCTCCGCCGAGCGCCGTCGCCGCGCGATGATTCTCGAAGCCCAGGGTGAGCGGCGCAGCGCCGTCGAGAGCGCCGAGGGTGAGAAGCAGTCGAACATCATCCGCGCGCAGGGTGAAAAGCAGAGTCAGATTCTCGAAGCGCAGGGTGACGCCATCTCCACCGTCCTCCGCGCGAAATCCGCCGAGTCGATGGGTGAGCGCGCCGTCATCGACAAGGGGATGGAGACGCTCGCCGACATCGGTTCCAGCGAGTCGACGACGTTCATCCTCCCGCAGGAGCTCACCTCGCTCGTCGGCCGCTACGGCAAACAGTTGACCGGCAGCGACATCCAAGAGCAAGCGGGCCTCGACAGTCTCGATTTCGACGAGGAGACCCGCGAGATGCTCGGCCTCGACGACATCGAGGAGATACTCGGCCAGATAGACCAGGCCGCAGAGATGGACGTCCAACAGCTCGAACAAGAGGCGCAGGCCGTCAAATCCGGCGATACAGACATCAAGAGCGCCGACGAAGTGATTCAGAAGGCCAACGCCGAGGACGAAGCGGACATCAAAGACGCCGACGAGGTCATCGACGAGAACGAACCCCCCTCGACCGACGACGGCGTCGCCGCCGACGGCGACACCGACTCGGAATCTGCCGACGCCGAGTCCGCCGATGCGACCGACGAGGAGATGGAGTTCGACCGAGAACTCCGGTAAACGAAGCGTTTTTGTCCTCCACTCCCCGTAATCGAGATAGATGTCCGACCGGGTAGACGAAGAGAAACGAGCGATGCTCCGCCGGTTCGCCGCACTCGGCGCGGCGGTTCCGTTCGCTCGTCTCGACGGTTCCGACGACGAGTCGCGCAGCGACGTCCGCGACGCCCTCGTCGGCTATCTGTCGACGACCCCCGGCGCTCACTTCTCGAAAGTGCGCGACGACCTCCGTCTCGGAACCGGCGAGACGCAGCACCACCTCGACAAACTGCTCTCGGAAGGTGTCGTCCTCTCGCGGCGCGACGGCGACTACCGCCGATTCTTCCCGGCGCGGCGATTCTCCGCGTTCGAACAGGTCGCACTCGGCTATCTCCGCCGTGACACGCCGCGGAAGATGCTTCTCGAACTGCTCCGAGATCCCGGGGCGACCGGCGTCCAACTCGCCGAAGCCGCCGACGTATCGACGGCGACGGTGAGTTCGTACAGAAAACAGTTGGAAGACGCCGGCCTCCTCGCAACGGAGGGTGGCCTCGCCGTCGAACGGCCGGAGACACTCATCATGTTGCTCGTGCGGTACGCCGACTCCTTCGGGACCGAAACCATCGCGTTCGCAAGCGAAGCAGACGATCTCGTGGTCTACAACGCCTAGCTAACGCTCAGATTTCGAGACGAGATTCCGGCTCTTACGCCGTAGTACGTCCGAAAAACACTGCCCGAAGCGCGTGTGAGTGCTTGGAGGGAGGAGGGCCGCCGTCAGCGGAGAATTGTGGCGTTACGTGCTAACTTTCCACGTCGTCCCCGACGAGTAACCCCACTTTTCGACCGTCACGTCGAAATCCCCGTCGAGGATGGCAGTCATGTTCGCGCCGACTTCCTTGGCGCTCAGTCCCAGCTCCTCGGCGATGAGACGCGACTTGAAGTACGTCTTCGTCGCGGCGTGCGTCCGAAGGTACCTGAGGATTCGTTGCTGTTTATCACTGAGCTCGGTGGCCGTGGTAACGCTCATATCTCTGCCGAAGTGACTGGCACTAATATGGCATTTGGTACGTGTGGTTAACGTGCTCTCGTCTTGCGTTTTACAATCGTAAAGTGAGCATAACCGGCGGGTTCGGACGCGGCCTGGTACGAAGGTCTAATACTAAATATTTCGTGACTATAACGTCCAAAATAGGTTCTCGTAAGGCTGTATTTACGAGCGCGTACTCACGGTAATCTCGCATTACGCTCGGGAAATCGGCTGATTTCGGTCCGATGCAGTGGTTGTGAGTTCTGAAAGGACTGTCAGCCTACAATTTCACGAATCCAGAGAGTCAGAAGCTTCTTAGCCATTGTCGATGCATAGAGTGACAATGGACCGTCCGGTCGAGGTCAGCGTCGTCCTTCCTGCGTATAACGAAGAACATACGATAGAGGAGACGGTGCGGACCACGCTTGAGACACTTGCAGCGTTCCTCCCGCGCGAGGCCGTCGAGGTCATCGTCGCAGAGGACGGGTGCGACGACCGCACCCCGGAGATTGCCGACCAGTTGGCCGCCGAGGACAGCCGAGTTCGTCACTTTCACTCCGACGAACGGCTCGGTCGAGGCGGGGCGTTAGAACGGGCCTTCGAGGCCGCCAACGGTGAGACGCTGGTCTACTTCGACACCGACCTCGCCACGGATATGCGCCACCTCGAGGAGCTGGTCGAACGCGTCCGTACCGAGGGGTACGACGTCGCTACCGGTTCGCGGTGGATGCCCGACCGCGTCGCGGACCGACCCGCCAAGCGGGGTGTCCCGAGTAGGGCGTACAACGGGTTGGTTCGACTGTTCCTGCGGTCGGAGCTTCGAGACCACCAGTGCGGTTTCAAGGCGATGAGCCGCGAGGCGTTCTACCTGCTGAAAGACGACATCCAGGACAACCACTGGTTCTGGGACACCGAACTGCTGGTCCGCGCACAGCGGGAGGGTCTCCGAGTCGCGGAGTTCTCCGTCGACTGGGAGCCGAAAGGCGACACGAAAGTCGACCTCGTCCGCGACATCTTCGGGATGGGCAGTCAGATCGGTCGCACTTGGTGGGAGCTTTCGGTCCGGCCGCGAATCGACCGCCGGGTGACGATGGCGGCGGGTATCGCGCTCACCCTCGTCGCCCTGGCGCTCATGACCGTCTACCTCGACCCGCAGGCGGTGCTCGACGTGATGGGCGCGGCGGACCCGGCGCTCGTGCTCCTGGCCGCCGTGGTCTACCTCGTCTCGTGGCCGATTCGAGGGCTCCGCTACCGCGACATCCTCGCGGAGCTCGGCTTCCACGAGAAGACGAGCTTCCTGACGGGCGCGATCTTCATCAGCCAGACGGGTAACCTCGTGTTCCCCGCTCGCGCCGGCGATGCGGTCCGCGCCTACGTCGTGAAGGCGCGCCGAGGTATCCCGTATCCGTCGGGGTTCGCCTCGCTAGCCGCAGAGCGCGTCTTCGACCTGCTCACCATCACGGTGTTGGCGGGGACGGTGCTTCTGGGAATCGTTGCGACGGGCAACACCTCGGCGCTCATCGAAGGGTTGCTCGGAAGCGGCGGAGAAGTCGGAGCCGAGAACAGACGTGCGGGCCGGACGGCGGCCGTCGTCGCCGCCGGCGTCGGCCTCGCGGCGATACTTGCCGTCGTCGGTATCGTCGCCAGCGCCCGCTCCGACCGCAATCTCGTCCGGAAGGCGCTCGGCCGGTTCTCTTCGGACTCCTACGCCGACTACGTGGCGGGCATCGTCGAGCAGTTCGTCGTCGACCTCCAACGGGCCGCCGGTCGCCGCGACGCGTTCGCCCGCGTCGGCGTCAGCAGTCTCGCCATCTGGTCGCTGGACGTCGTGACGGCGATTCTCGTGCTCGTCGCGCTGGGGGCGAACGCCGAGATGTCCGTCGTCACGCTCGTGGCCGTGAGTTTCTTCGCGGTCAGCGTCGGCAACCTGGCGAAGGTGCTCCCGCTCTCGCCGGGCGGCATCGGCCTCTACGAGGGTGCGTTCACCATCCTCGTCGTCGCGCTCAGCCCCGTGTCGGTCACCGTCGCGGTGGGCGCGGCGATTCTCGACCACGCGGTGAAGAACGTCGTCACCGTCCTCGGCGGCGTCGCGTCGATGCTGTCGCTCAACGTCTCGCTCACCAAAGCGGTCGAAGAGAGCGCCAACGCGCGCGATCAGGCCGAACCGGTCGACTCCGACTGAGCTCAGTACAGTCCTGAGACGAACGGGCCGAGCGCTCCCGCGACGGCCGTCGAAAGCGCCGTCTCGCGGTCGATTCGGCCGCCGGTCAACACGCCCGCAGCGCCTTCTCCTTTCGCGATTCCCGTCGTGTCGAGCGTATCGTCCATCACCGGGCCGAGTTCCTCGCCGCCGCGGATGCGCGCGGCGATTCTCGGCGGGAGGCGGACGCTCGGCCCCGCGCCCCGGCCGACTCGGATACCGTCCGTGACCGCGGCCCACATCACCAGATACAGGTCGCCGAACTCACCGAACGTCGCGACACCACCCTCTAATCCGACGCCGTAGTCGTACTCGCCCGCGTCGACCGCCTGCCACGCCCGCGCCTCAGCGCCGGCGATGGTCTCCGCGTGGCCCCGCGGCTGTTCCGGGACGCCCGAGGAGACGGCGACCGCTTCGACCGTCGCGTCCTCGACGACGGCTTCGACCGCGGCTCTCTTGACCGGATTCTCGCTCCCGACGGCGATTCGCATATCACCGACTCCTCACGGGAGGTTATCGATATTTCGGAATCGGTGAACGATGGAGAGCCCTACTCGGGAGTCGCGTTCAGTGGAGTATCTCCGAGAGCGCCTCGATACCGTCGACGAGTCGCGGACTCGGCTGGTTCAGAAGCGAGTCGTCGACGACGTGGACCTCGGGGTCGCCCGCCCAGTCGCGCTCGGCGACGACGCTCGGGTCGACGCGCTCGCCGCGGCCGCAGATGTGGAGAATCGCGTAGTCGGGCCTCGCATCGACGATGCGCTCGGCGTCGATCTCGCGGGAGCGTTCGCCGGGGGCGACGAACGGGTACCGACCCCCGGCGGCGGCGACGGCGTCCGGAACCCAGTTGCCGGCGGCCATCGGCGGGTCGGACCACTCCTCGCAGTAGACGACGGGCCGAGGTTCGTCGGCGACTCGCTCGGCGACGGCGTCGAGCCGCGCTTCGGCGTCGGCGCGGAGCGCTTCGCCCGCATCCGAATGGCCGACCGCTTCGCCGACGGCGACGAACGTGTCGAGTACGTCCGCGAGCGTAGCCGGTTCGACGTGGTGGACGCGGTAGCCTCGACTCCCGAGTTCGTCTCGAACCTCCCGCTGGAGGGCGTCGCACGTACAGACCAACTCGGGGTCGAGCTCCGCGAGACGGTCGTAATCCGGGTTGAGCCACCCGCCCACCGCGGGAACGCCGGCGTCGCAGTGGGTCGTCGCCCCGAGCAGACTGTCGGCCGCACCCATCGCGTCGAGCGTCGCCGTCGTGCTCGGTGCGAGCGACACTACGTCGGGTCGCTCCGTGTCGGCATCGGTCATCACTTCCAGTGAGCACCGCGAGTTCAAACCACTGGCGCAATTTTAAGTATTTTAATGTTGTGATATTCACTCACAAATGGCTGTTTGAGCGGCGAATCGGCGCGAATCGCACCCAACACCAAACCACTTATATGAGTCACTATCCTGCAACGGATAAGGACCGCTCTGGACGCTCGGCCCACGTTCTTTGGCCCGTCTCGACCCGGAGCAGTAGCCGTTTCACACAATGAGCGAACGGATGTACACCCGACGAACGGACGAACAGGAAAAAGAGAAAACCGAGAGCGACGAGTCTGTACAGTGTCCAGAGTGCGGCGGGCACGTCGTCACCGACACCGAACACGGCGAGACGCTCTGTGAGGACTGCGGCCTCGTCGTCAGCGAGGACTCCGTCGACCGCGGCCCCGAGTGGCGCGCCTTCGACGCCCGCGAGAAAGACCAGAAGTCCCGCGTCGGCGCGCCGACGACGAACACGATGCACGACAAGGGGCTGTCGACGAACATCGACTGGCGGAACAAGGACGCCTACGGCAACTCGCTGGGGTCGCGGCAGCGCCAGAAGATGCAGCGCCTCCGCAAGTGGAACGAGCGCTTCCGCACCCGTGACTCGAAAGAGCGCAACCTGAAGCAGGCGCTCGGCGAGATCGACCGCATGGCCTCGGCGCTCGGTCTGCCGAAGAACGTCCGCGAGACGGCGTCGGTCATCTACCGCCGCGCGCTCGGCGAGGACCTGCTCCCCGGTCGCTCCATCGAGGGCGTCGCCACCGCCTGCGTCTACGCCGCCGCGCGGATGGCGGGCGTCCCCCGGAGCCTCGACGAGATCGCCGACGTCTCCCGCATCGAGAAGAGCGAGGTCGCCCGGACGTACCGCTACGTCGTCCGCGAACTCAAACTCGAAGTGAAACCCGCCGACCCCGAACAGTACGTCCCCCGATTTGCCTCGTCGCTCGGGCTCTCCGAGGAGGCCGAACACCGCGCTCGCCAGTTGCTCAAAAACGCCAAGGAGAAAGGCGTCCACTCGGGCAAGTCGCCGGTCGGACTCGCCGCCGCGGCCGTCTACGCCGCCGCGCTGCTGACGAACGAGAAGACGACGCAAGCCGCCGTCTCGGACGTCGCCGACATCAGCGAAGTCACCATCCGCAACCGCTACCACGAGCTGCTCGAAGCCGAAGAAGGCGTCGGCGTCGCGTAACGCGGATTCACCAACTCCGAGTTCTTCGGTCGTTCCCCGCTCAGTCCCGCCAGTACGTCCGCGTCAGGAGGACGAGCACGGGGATGACTTCGATACGGCCGACCCACATGAGCACGACCATCACGAGTTTCGTCGTCGCCGGGAACTCCACGTAGCTTCCGAACGGCCCCGCGAGGCCGAAGCCGGGGCCGATGTTGAGAAACGTCGCGGCGCTCGCGCCGAGCGCCTCCAGTTCGGTGAGCGAGAGACCGACGCGGGCGGCGTCGGCGATGACGAACACCGTCGCGCAGGCGAAGATGACGATGTTCAGCATCGTGTAGGCGTACATCTGCCGGATGCTGTCCTCGTCGACGACGTCGCCGTCGAGTCGCACCGGACGGACCGCACTCGGGTGGACGGCCGTGAAGAGATCCCGACGGAGTGATTTCACGATGACGAGCCAGCGGAGTAACTTGATAGAACAGGTCGTGCTGCCGACCATCCCCCCGAAGAACATGCAGAGAAAGAGCACGTTCTTCGCCGACGGCGACCAGAGGTCGAAGTTCGCGCTCGCGTAGCCCGTCGTCGTCAGGATGGAGACGACCTGAAACGTCGCGTGGCGGAGCGTCTCCTCTATCGAGTACTGCTGGTGGGGTTCGACGACGAGCAGTCCCGCGACGAAAAGCGAGAGAAACGCGACGATACCGACGTAGACGCGGAACTCCTCGCTCCGCAGCGGGGCGTCGTACTTGCCTCGCGTGAAGCGGTAGATGATGACGAAGTTCGTCGCGCCGACGAACATCACGGGGATAACGGCCCACTGGACGGCCGGCGAAAACGCCGCGATGCTGTCGGCGCGCGGCGAGAACCCGCTCGTGGAGATGCTCGTGAACGCGTGGTTGACCGCGTCGAACAGCGTCATCTCGGGGGCGAACCCGACGAGGTGGAGACCGTACAACCCGACGACGGTCACCGTGGTCAGCCCGAGATAGAGCGTCCCCAAGAGACGGGCCGTCCCCTCGATGCGCGGCGTCAGTTTCCGGACGCTCGTCGTCGCCGTCTCCGTCTCCATCAGTTGCGCGCCGCCGACCGACAGCTCCGAGAGGACGGCGACGGCGAGGACGAGGATGGAGAGGCCGCCGAGCCACTGGATGAGCGACCGCCACAGCATGATCGGACGGGAGTGAGCGTCGAAGTCGACGATGACCGTCGCACCCGTCGTCGTCGTCCCGCTCATGCTCTCGAACAGCGCGTTCACGGGGTCGGCGATGACGCCGTTGCCCGCGAGCACGAACGGAATCGCGCCGACGACCGGCAGGATGAGCCACGTCAGCGCGACGATGAGATACCCCTCCCGCGGGCCCGGTTCGGTGTCGGAACTGACTCGTTCGAGCGGCGCACCGACGGCGAGGACGAGTACGAGCGTCACGGCGAACGGCATCACGTCGACGCCCTCGTACAGCGCGAACAGCAGCGGAATCGCAAGCAGTACCGAGAGATACTTCGTTATCTTGCCGATGAGCGCGAGACACCCCCTGACGTCGACGCGGAGTGACGAGAGGCCGAGACGGGACAGCGTCGGGCGGGACACGAGTGCGAGAGAGTCCCGAATTCCCATGAGTTCACCGGTCGGTTCCGAACCGAGCGGACTGTCGTCCCATACCGCAGTTTCGGTGCGGTTCACGGCCTGCGACCGACCCAAAACACTACATAACAACCAACTCACAAGTAAGTCGTGCAGACCGAACACGTCCATCGACTCGGTGACGCCGCAGCGCTGGACGGTGTGGAGACGGGGTCCGTCGAACTGGTGGTCACGTCGCCGCCGTATCCGATGATTTCACTGTGGGACGACCTCTTTTCGGCGCGCGACCCGGCGGTCGCCGAGGCGTTGGACGAAGACGACGCCGACACCGCCTTCGACCGGATGCACGCCCAGCTCGACGCGGTGTGGGACGAAGTCGTTCGCGTGCTCGCGCCGGGCGGCATCCTCTGTGTCAACGTCGGCGACGCGACGCGGTCGGTCGGGGAAGTGTTCCGGCAGTTTCCGAACCACGCGCGGGTGCTGTCTGCGCTCCGGGAGCGAGGGCTTCGCCCTCTTCCGGACGTGCTCTGGCGGAAACCGACGAACCGCCTGACGAAGTTCATGGGGTCAGGGACGCTGCCGCCGAACGCCTACGTCACGCTCGAGCACGAGTATATCCTCGTGTTCAGGAAGGGCGGCCCCCGCCAGTTCGAGGCGGGCGACGACCGCCGCTACGAGAGCGCCTTCTTCTGGGAGGAGCGAAACGAGTGGTTCTCGGACCTCTGGACGCTCACCGGTACGGACCAGACGCTGGCGGCACCCGGCGACAGCCGCGAGCGCTCGGCGGCGTTCCCGCTGGAGCTGCCGCTTCGACTGATTCGGATGTACTCGGTGTACGGCGACACCGTGTTGGACCCCTTCCTCGGGACCGGAACGACGACGCTGGCCGCGATGCTCTCGGGGCGCAACTCGGTCGGCTACGAACTCGATGCGACGGTGCTCGACGCGTTCGACCGCCGCTTGGACGGACTCGCCGAACGGTCCCGCGAGCGGGCCCGAGAGCGGGTCGCCCGGCACGAATCGTTCGTCGCCGAGACGGACGCCGAGGTAGCCCACCGCGCCACCAACTACGACTTCTCGGTCGTGACGAAACAGGAACGGCGCGTTCGACTGTACACCGTCTCGGACGTCGACGTGGTCGACCGGACCGAAGACGAACGTCGATACGTCGTCTCGCACGCCCCTTACGAGGGCTGACCTCGAACGCACGCCCCCTGCAGGCCTCTCGGCATCTCGAACAACGGGTCCATTTTTGCCCCTCGGCGACCCGTATGCGCGCATGGAGTTCCACTCGTTCGCACTGGCGGCCAGTACGGCCGACCTGAGGCCGGTACAGGAGATGCCCGCGGTACGAGAACACGCCGACATCGTCGAGTTCCGGTTGGACCTCGCGACGGATCCGCTGGAAGCGCTCGACGACTACGACGGCGACCTGCCGGTACTCGTGACGAACCGCGCCGACTGGGAGGGCGGAGAGGCGGCGGACGAGGGCCGACTGGCGACGCTCGAATCGGCGTTCGACCACGACGCCGTCGTCGCCGTCGACCTCGAACTCGCCGCGCTCGGCCCCCACGGCCCGAACGTTCCAAGCGCCGTCGACCTCCGATCGGCGGCCAGAGAACGCGGTCTCACCGTCGTCACGTCCGTTCACGACTTCCAGAAGACGCCGCCGATGGCGAACCTGCAGAGTCTGCTGTCGGCGGCGTGTGAGGCCGGCGACGTCGGGAAACTGGCGGTGACGGCCACCGACCACTCGGACAGCCTCGCACTCCTCTCGGTGACCCACGAGGCGACGACGGCCGGCCACCGGGTGGCGACGATGGCGATGGGCGAACCGGGCCGCCACACCCGCGCCGTCGCGCCGGTGTACGGGTCGAAAATCGGCTACGCGCCGCCGCGCGCCGAGAGCGCGACCGCCCCCGGGCAGTACGACCTCCAGACGCTCGCGAAACTGGTGCGACAGCTCTGACCGCGTCGGCAGGGAGAGACGGGCCGCCGAACTGTCGAAACTGTCAGTATATAATTATCTGTTCCTAACCAGAATTTCGTCGTAGAACCCACTAACTTATGCTTCGTGGCTTTGGACGTTGGGGCCATGGCCGACACACCCCGACGTGCACTCGTCGCCGCCGTTCTCGGGACGGTGTTCGCCACCGTCGGGGTCGCAGGTGTCGCCCACCTGTATCTCCGGCGGTGGCGCCGCGGCGTGAGTTGGTTTCTGTTCGTCTTCGGCAGCGCCGTGGGGCTCGTGTTCGCGCTGAACCCGTCGACGCTGTCGATATCGGCGGTGCTCGCGGAACCGATCTCGACGCTCACGTCGGCGACCGTCGAACCTTCGGCCGTCTACCCGCCGCTTCTGTTCCTCCTGGGACTCAGCGTCTACGACGCCTGCCGCATCGCCATCAAACCGGCGGCGTCGAGCGACGGGGGCGTCTCCTGTCCGGTCTGCGGCTATCCGCTGGACGCCGAACTGGAGTTCTGTCACTGGTGTAGCTCGGCCATCGCGTGGTCCGAGCCCGGTGCCGAGTCGGACCGCTGACTCCGCTTCTCAGGCTTCGAGTATCTCGTCGGCGTCGATCTCGGGAACGACGAGCGTGCCGTCGAACGTCGTCACCGCTCGCCCGCCGACGCGAACCTCGTCGCCGACGCGCACCCGAACGCGGCCGGATCTCTCCACGAACTCGCCTTGCTCGAACTGCATCTCGTCGGGGAGCGTGTCGAACGCGCCGACGTGTTCGAGGTACGCGCCGCAGGCGCCGCTGGCGGTGCCGGTGACGGGGTCTTCGGGGACGCCCGTGCCGGGTGCGAACATTCTCGCGTGCAGCGTCGACTCGGCGTTCAGCGTGTCGAAGGTGAACAGATAGACGCCGGTGGCGTCGTACTCCTCGGTCAGCGCGGCGACGGCGCTCAT contains the following coding sequences:
- a CDS encoding SPFH domain-containing protein translates to MDPVLLQTGLGIPILFVGVLFLLLAVLVVFQSVEIVQAYEKRALSVFGEYRKLLEPGINFIPPFVSRTYRFDMRTQTLDVPRQEAITRDNSPVTADAVVYIKVMDAKKAFLEVEDYKTAVSNLAQTTLRAVLGDMELDDTLNKRQEINARIRKELDEPTDEWGIRVESVEVREVNPSADVQQAMEQQTSAERRRRAMILEAQGERRSAVESAEGEKQSNIIRAQGEKQSQILEAQGDAISTVLRAKSAESMGERAVIDKGMETLADIGSSESTTFILPQELTSLVGRYGKQLTGSDIQEQAGLDSLDFDEETREMLGLDDIEEILGQIDQAAEMDVQQLEQEAQAVKSGDTDIKSADEVIQKANAEDEADIKDADEVIDENEPPSTDDGVAADGDTDSESADAESADATDEEMEFDRELR
- a CDS encoding winged helix-turn-helix transcriptional regulator, translating into MSDRVDEEKRAMLRRFAALGAAVPFARLDGSDDESRSDVRDALVGYLSTTPGAHFSKVRDDLRLGTGETQHHLDKLLSEGVVLSRRDGDYRRFFPARRFSAFEQVALGYLRRDTPRKMLLELLRDPGATGVQLAEAADVSTATVSSYRKQLEDAGLLATEGGLAVERPETLIMLLVRYADSFGTETIAFASEADDLVVYNA
- a CDS encoding DUF7123 family protein translates to MSVTTATELSDKQQRILRYLRTHAATKTYFKSRLIAEELGLSAKEVGANMTAILDGDFDVTVEKWGYSSGTTWKVST
- a CDS encoding flippase-like domain-containing protein, which produces MHRVTMDRPVEVSVVLPAYNEEHTIEETVRTTLETLAAFLPREAVEVIVAEDGCDDRTPEIADQLAAEDSRVRHFHSDERLGRGGALERAFEAANGETLVYFDTDLATDMRHLEELVERVRTEGYDVATGSRWMPDRVADRPAKRGVPSRAYNGLVRLFLRSELRDHQCGFKAMSREAFYLLKDDIQDNHWFWDTELLVRAQREGLRVAEFSVDWEPKGDTKVDLVRDIFGMGSQIGRTWWELSVRPRIDRRVTMAAGIALTLVALALMTVYLDPQAVLDVMGAADPALVLLAAVVYLVSWPIRGLRYRDILAELGFHEKTSFLTGAIFISQTGNLVFPARAGDAVRAYVVKARRGIPYPSGFASLAAERVFDLLTITVLAGTVLLGIVATGNTSALIEGLLGSGGEVGAENRRAGRTAAVVAAGVGLAAILAVVGIVASARSDRNLVRKALGRFSSDSYADYVAGIVEQFVVDLQRAAGRRDAFARVGVSSLAIWSLDVVTAILVLVALGANAEMSVVTLVAVSFFAVSVGNLAKVLPLSPGGIGLYEGAFTILVVALSPVSVTVAVGAAILDHAVKNVVTVLGGVASMLSLNVSLTKAVEESANARDQAEPVDSD
- a CDS encoding DUF84 family protein translates to MRIAVGSENPVKRAAVEAVVEDATVEAVAVSSGVPEQPRGHAETIAGAEARAWQAVDAGEYDYGVGLEGGVATFGEFGDLYLVMWAAVTDGIRVGRGAGPSVRLPPRIAARIRGGEELGPVMDDTLDTTGIAKGEGAAGVLTGGRIDRETALSTAVAGALGPFVSGLY
- a CDS encoding helical backbone metal receptor, whose amino-acid sequence is MTDADTERPDVVSLAPSTTATLDAMGAADSLLGATTHCDAGVPAVGGWLNPDYDRLAELDPELVCTCDALQREVRDELGSRGYRVHHVEPATLADVLDTFVAVGEAVGHSDAGEALRADAEARLDAVAERVADEPRPVVYCEEWSDPPMAAGNWVPDAVAAAGGRYPFVAPGERSREIDAERIVDARPDYAILHICGRGERVDPSVVAERDWAGDPEVHVVDDSLLNQPSPRLVDGIEALSEILH
- a CDS encoding transcription initiation factor IIB translates to MSERMYTRRTDEQEKEKTESDESVQCPECGGHVVTDTEHGETLCEDCGLVVSEDSVDRGPEWRAFDAREKDQKSRVGAPTTNTMHDKGLSTNIDWRNKDAYGNSLGSRQRQKMQRLRKWNERFRTRDSKERNLKQALGEIDRMASALGLPKNVRETASVIYRRALGEDLLPGRSIEGVATACVYAAARMAGVPRSLDEIADVSRIEKSEVARTYRYVVRELKLEVKPADPEQYVPRFASSLGLSEEAEHRARQLLKNAKEKGVHSGKSPVGLAAAAVYAAALLTNEKTTQAAVSDVADISEVTIRNRYHELLEAEEGVGVA
- a CDS encoding TrkH family potassium uptake protein, whose protein sequence is MGIRDSLALVSRPTLSRLGLSSLRVDVRGCLALIGKITKYLSVLLAIPLLFALYEGVDVMPFAVTLVLVLAVGAPLERVSSDTEPGPREGYLIVALTWLILPVVGAIPFVLAGNGVIADPVNALFESMSGTTTTGATVIVDFDAHSRPIMLWRSLIQWLGGLSILVLAVAVLSELSVGGAQLMETETATTSVRKLTPRIEGTARLLGTLYLGLTTVTVVGLYGLHLVGFAPEMTLFDAVNHAFTSISTSGFSPRADSIAAFSPAVQWAVIPVMFVGATNFVIIYRFTRGKYDAPLRSEEFRVYVGIVAFLSLFVAGLLVVEPHQQYSIEETLRHATFQVVSILTTTGYASANFDLWSPSAKNVLFLCMFFGGMVGSTTCSIKLLRWLVIVKSLRRDLFTAVHPSAVRPVRLDGDVVDEDSIRQMYAYTMLNIVIFACATVFVIADAARVGLSLTELEALGASAATFLNIGPGFGLAGPFGSYVEFPATTKLVMVVLMWVGRIEVIPVLVLLTRTYWRD
- a CDS encoding DNA-methyltransferase; this translates as MQTEHVHRLGDAAALDGVETGSVELVVTSPPYPMISLWDDLFSARDPAVAEALDEDDADTAFDRMHAQLDAVWDEVVRVLAPGGILCVNVGDATRSVGEVFRQFPNHARVLSALRERGLRPLPDVLWRKPTNRLTKFMGSGTLPPNAYVTLEHEYILVFRKGGPRQFEAGDDRRYESAFFWEERNEWFSDLWTLTGTDQTLAAPGDSRERSAAFPLELPLRLIRMYSVYGDTVLDPFLGTGTTTLAAMLSGRNSVGYELDATVLDAFDRRLDGLAERSRERARERVARHESFVAETDAEVAHRATNYDFSVVTKQERRVRLYTVSDVDVVDRTEDERRYVVSHAPYEG
- a CDS encoding type I 3-dehydroquinate dehydratase, with the protein product MEFHSFALAASTADLRPVQEMPAVREHADIVEFRLDLATDPLEALDDYDGDLPVLVTNRADWEGGEAADEGRLATLESAFDHDAVVAVDLELAALGPHGPNVPSAVDLRSAARERGLTVVTSVHDFQKTPPMANLQSLLSAACEAGDVGKLAVTATDHSDSLALLSVTHEATTAGHRVATMAMGEPGRHTRAVAPVYGSKIGYAPPRAESATAPGQYDLQTLAKLVRQL
- a CDS encoding zinc ribbon domain-containing protein, whose amino-acid sequence is MADTPRRALVAAVLGTVFATVGVAGVAHLYLRRWRRGVSWFLFVFGSAVGLVFALNPSTLSISAVLAEPISTLTSATVEPSAVYPPLLFLLGLSVYDACRIAIKPAASSDGGVSCPVCGYPLDAELEFCHWCSSAIAWSEPGAESDR